One window from the genome of Podospora pseudocomata strain CBS 415.72m chromosome 6, whole genome shotgun sequence encodes:
- the pis1 gene encoding phosphatidylinositol synthase 1 (CDP-alcohol phosphatidyltransferase1) (COG:I; EggNog:ENOG503NV6B; BUSCO:EOG09264CP8), producing the protein MAGVTTRRQAAAAQQEKNATTVNGNAAPVMEQENAPRDILDDLDDDEPAENIFLFYPNLIGYARIILAVASLYYMPIHPRTCTLLYSISCLLDALDGIAARAYNQSTRFGAVLDMVTDRCTTSCLLTFLASAFPRWAILFQLLISLDLASHYMHMYATLALGGSNTSHKNVDKSRSFLLNLYYTNKNVLFIACFLNEAFFVGLYLLSFSSPLLSPSLLETVPPSTAAAIHQGAQVNSSILSMIFANPYSAGALEMARANKMDSFWPWVITGVSFPVMAFKQVVNVIQLVKASRWLAEGDIEARREARRIAKRRQE; encoded by the exons ATGGCAGGTGTTACAACGAGGAGACAGGCCGCGGCCGCgcaacaagaaaagaatGCCACCACCGTCAACGGCAATGCTGCCCCTGTCATGGAACAGGAGAACGCTCCACGAGATATCCTCGATGAcctcgacgatgacgagccCGCCGAGAACATTTTCCTTTTCTATCCCAACCTGATCGGATACGCCAGAATCATCCTCGCTGTTGCGTCGCTCTACTACATGCCCATTCATCCTAGAACCTGCACACTGCTATACTCCATCAGTTGTCTGCTCGACGCATTAGATGGAATTGCCGCCAGAGCGTACAATCAAAGTACGCGCTTCGGCGCCGTGCTTGATATGG TTACGGATCGGTGCACCACTTCCTGCCTTCTGACTTTCCTCGCTTCTGCCTTTCCCCGGTGGGCCATTCTCTTCCAGCTCCTGATCTCTCTTGATCTTGCCAGCCACT ACATGCACATGTACGCcacccttgcccttggcggCAGCAACACCTCCCACAAGAACGTCGACAAATCCCGTTCCTTCCTCCTGAACCTCTACTACACCAACAAG AacgtcctcttcatcgcctGCTTCCTGAACGAGGCTTTCTTCGTCGGCTTgtacctcctctccttcagctcccCGCTCCTCTCGCCCTCTCTTCTTGAAACCGTTCCTCCCTcgaccgccgccgccattcACCAGGGCGCCCAGGTCAACTCCAGCATTCTCAGCATGATCTTCGCCAACCCCTACAGCGCCGGTGCGCtcgagatggcgagggcgaaCAAGATGGACAGCTTCTGGCCCTGGGTTATCACTGGTGTGAGCTTCCCCGTCATGGCCTTCAAGCAGGTCGTGAACGTGATCCAGCTGGTCAAGGCGAGCAGGTGGCTCGCTGAGGGTGACATTGAGGCCAGGAGGGAGGCTAGAAGGATTGCCAAGAGGAGGCAGGAGTAA